One stretch of Halobacillus litoralis DNA includes these proteins:
- a CDS encoding LTA synthase family protein gives MFTNNKYINKKTGLKLLVYLLVIGLFWLKMNYIQTSIFSLNVENSNEANILAFNPLSSIFLIFGLGILLAGRRGMFVSYILGSILLYVNVLFYREYNDFITIPMLNQVANLADLGGSITTIMSPVDALLFVDVLIAAFLLFYLKPSRFQAFKPKRWEGIVLAIVAIPLFMINLQWAEQERTDLLERTFDRNMLVKYIGVINYHVYDVVLQGKTEMKKTLADSNELVPVINYLNENKSEDSNRLEGVAEGKNVILLSLESTQTFVVDNTLHGEELTPYFNDLKEEGIYFDNFYHQVKQGRTSDSEFLLANSMYPLNRGAVFFTHSSNEYEGLPSLLGENGYFTSSMHANDKTFWNRNVMYDSLGFDEYFSKEDYDVTPEKSHGWGYLDEYFFEDSLNMMKEMDKPFYSKLITLTNHYPFTLPEEQKFIEEGETGSGTLNRYFQTIRYQDEALKKFVEDFKNSELYDDTILVMYGDHFGISENHQKAMGEYLDKEINDFEQFQLQRVPMLIYGKGIDAEKNHTVGGQVDLRPTLTNLLGIQDDNPIQFGHDLLDEDRRQLMITRDGNFASEEYVGIQGTCYDRETGAELESDLCNEGFQKAQEELEMSDSIIYGDLLRYLDETEMVQSESNEPNQNKQEQ, from the coding sequence ATGTTTACAAACAATAAATATATCAATAAAAAAACTGGTTTAAAACTACTAGTCTACCTATTGGTTATCGGACTATTTTGGTTGAAAATGAATTATATACAGACAAGTATCTTTTCACTGAATGTGGAAAATTCCAATGAAGCAAACATACTGGCATTTAATCCACTGAGCAGTATTTTTCTCATATTCGGATTGGGGATTCTGCTGGCTGGACGTCGGGGAATGTTCGTTTCCTATATCTTAGGCTCCATTCTTTTATACGTAAATGTTCTCTTTTATAGAGAATACAATGATTTCATTACGATCCCGATGTTAAACCAGGTGGCGAACCTTGCAGACTTGGGAGGCAGTATCACAACGATTATGAGTCCTGTTGATGCCTTGCTGTTTGTAGATGTTCTCATTGCTGCTTTTCTCTTATTCTACTTGAAACCTTCACGCTTCCAGGCTTTTAAGCCAAAGCGCTGGGAGGGAATCGTTCTTGCTATCGTTGCTATTCCTTTGTTCATGATCAACTTGCAGTGGGCAGAACAAGAGCGGACGGACCTTCTAGAGCGTACGTTTGACCGCAATATGCTCGTTAAGTACATCGGTGTCATCAATTATCATGTCTATGATGTGGTGTTGCAGGGGAAAACCGAGATGAAAAAGACGTTGGCAGATAGTAACGAACTTGTACCGGTCATCAACTACTTGAACGAAAATAAATCGGAAGACAGCAATCGTTTAGAAGGTGTCGCAGAAGGTAAAAACGTCATTTTACTTTCTCTGGAAAGTACACAGACATTCGTTGTCGACAATACGTTGCACGGCGAAGAATTGACTCCTTACTTCAATGACCTGAAAGAAGAAGGAATCTATTTTGATAATTTCTATCACCAAGTAAAACAGGGACGTACGTCAGACTCAGAGTTTTTACTTGCGAACTCCATGTATCCATTGAACCGTGGCGCTGTTTTCTTCACTCATTCATCGAATGAATATGAAGGACTGCCAAGTTTACTTGGAGAGAATGGCTATTTTACCAGCTCCATGCACGCGAATGATAAAACATTCTGGAACCGTAATGTGATGTACGACTCTCTAGGCTTTGACGAATATTTTTCCAAGGAAGATTACGATGTCACACCGGAAAAATCTCACGGCTGGGGGTATTTGGATGAATATTTCTTCGAGGATTCATTGAACATGATGAAAGAAATGGATAAACCTTTCTACTCGAAGTTGATTACGTTGACGAACCATTATCCATTCACACTTCCTGAAGAGCAAAAGTTCATTGAGGAAGGGGAAACGGGCAGTGGTACGTTGAACCGTTATTTCCAGACGATCCGTTATCAGGATGAAGCCTTGAAGAAATTCGTTGAAGACTTTAAAAATTCGGAGCTTTATGATGATACCATCCTCGTCATGTATGGTGATCATTTCGGAATATCTGAAAACCACCAAAAAGCGATGGGCGAATATTTAGATAAAGAAATCAACGATTTTGAGCAGTTCCAGTTGCAGCGTGTTCCAATGTTGATTTACGGAAAAGGAATTGACGCTGAGAAAAACCATACCGTTGGTGGACAAGTTGACCTTCGTCCGACTTTGACGAACTTGTTGGGCATTCAAGATGATAATCCGATTCAATTCGGGCACGACCTGCTTGATGAAGACCGTCGTCAATTAATGATCACTCGTGATGGTAATTTTGCCAGCGAAGAATATGTTGGTATTCAAGGGACCTGTTATGATCGAGAGACAGGGGCAGAGCTAGAATCTGATCTTTGTAATGAAGGGTTCCAGAAGGCTCAAGAGGAATTGGAGATGTCTGATTCAATCATCTATGGTGACTTGCTACGCTACTTGGATGAAACGGAAATGGTTCAAAGCGAGAGCAATGAACCGAATCAAAATAAACAAGAACAATAA
- a CDS encoding response regulator transcription factor, translating to MISIVIVDDHAVVRSGLRMLLNAVDDFEVAGEASEGDEAFAQVEENRPNVVLMDLSMPHGKDGLSATSEIKKQFPDTHILILTMHDDEEYLFRAIELGASGCILKNAPHEELLKAIRQVAEGDAYLYPSATKRLMEDYMNKLKSGKTSDSYRLLTDREREVLALVAKGFANKDIAEKLVISVKTVEAHKAHVMEKLQLKTRPELVEYAWKKGLLGYSL from the coding sequence ATGATTTCCATTGTGATCGTCGATGACCACGCCGTTGTTCGTTCTGGATTACGGATGCTCCTAAATGCGGTGGATGATTTTGAAGTCGCAGGTGAAGCCTCAGAAGGGGATGAAGCTTTTGCTCAAGTAGAGGAAAACCGTCCGAACGTCGTTTTGATGGATTTGTCTATGCCCCACGGAAAAGATGGGTTATCCGCTACATCAGAAATAAAGAAACAATTCCCTGACACACATATCCTTATTCTCACTATGCATGATGATGAAGAGTATTTGTTTCGGGCCATTGAACTTGGTGCATCCGGGTGTATTTTAAAAAATGCTCCTCATGAAGAACTTTTAAAAGCCATCCGCCAAGTAGCGGAGGGGGATGCTTATCTGTACCCCTCAGCGACAAAACGGTTAATGGAAGATTATATGAACAAACTGAAAAGCGGCAAGACATCGGATTCTTACCGTTTGCTGACGGACCGGGAACGCGAAGTTCTGGCCTTGGTCGCGAAAGGGTTTGCTAATAAGGATATTGCTGAAAAACTAGTCATCAGTGTTAAAACGGTCGAAGCTCATAAGGCGCATGTGATGGAGAAATTACAGCTTAAAACCCGGCCTGAATTGGTGGAGTATGCATGGAAGAAAGGATTGCTTGGATATTCTCTATAA
- a CDS encoding cytochrome C oxidase subunit II translates to MKKQEDHTELKGTLVSVLAVGAIIIVMWVSIYFLYIQRL, encoded by the coding sequence ATGAAAAAACAGGAGGATCATACAGAGCTAAAGGGGACCCTTGTGAGTGTTCTGGCCGTTGGGGCCATCATTATAGTCATGTGGGTGAGCATTTACTTTTTATATATCCAGAGGTTATAG
- a CDS encoding biotin transporter BioY produces the protein MSPQSKKLRFIVNGALFAALTAIMAQIEIPLPIVPISGQTLAVGLTATILGSRQGAVAMIGYAALGAVGLPVFAGFSGGAQVLAGPTGGYIFGFILTAFITGYILEKTSFHLPMAIVANVTGMIITLICGTIQLKFVLDMTWNQALAAGVYPFIAVGLIKAFLASWIGIIVRKRLIQARYIKEDPQPAAS, from the coding sequence ATGTCACCACAGAGTAAAAAATTGAGGTTTATTGTAAACGGAGCATTGTTTGCCGCACTGACAGCAATTATGGCCCAAATTGAAATTCCGCTTCCCATTGTACCGATCAGTGGACAAACCTTAGCCGTGGGTCTCACAGCTACTATATTAGGAAGCAGGCAGGGGGCTGTTGCGATGATTGGGTACGCGGCTTTAGGGGCCGTTGGTCTCCCTGTTTTCGCAGGATTCAGTGGAGGAGCCCAAGTTTTAGCCGGCCCTACCGGGGGGTACATATTCGGCTTCATTTTAACAGCATTCATTACTGGCTATATTTTAGAGAAAACATCCTTTCATTTGCCCATGGCAATTGTTGCAAATGTGACTGGTATGATCATTACATTAATTTGTGGAACGATTCAGTTGAAGTTCGTCCTCGATATGACTTGGAACCAGGCCCTCGCCGCTGGTGTCTATCCTTTTATCGCTGTTGGACTCATTAAAGCTTTCCTTGCCAGCTGGATTGGCATTATCGTCAGAAAACGACTGATTCAGGCAAGATATATTAAAGAAGATCCCCAACCAGCAGCTTCGTAA
- a CDS encoding ABC transporter ATP-binding protein, whose protein sequence is MEVVLDVKNCSVDIQKERILKDISFHVKRNEIMALVGHNGAGKSTLMKTIIGLREKNNGTLTITGNDQDKQYKAYKRNFTYIPEEPLLFNELTVYHHFKLYQKSYSVPGDVFESRVQTYTEGFELKDKLDEYPEALSKGMRQKVQTICALIPDVPVLFIDEPFMGLDVYAGRFLEEELQRKKANGAGILLTTHQLEKVSELADRYVMLVEGEVSSSGDVSEFHELERRST, encoded by the coding sequence ATGGAAGTGGTATTGGACGTCAAGAATTGCAGTGTCGATATACAAAAAGAAAGAATACTGAAGGATATCAGTTTTCATGTGAAAAGAAATGAAATCATGGCACTGGTCGGTCATAACGGGGCTGGAAAATCAACATTGATGAAGACGATCATCGGCTTGCGGGAAAAAAACAATGGAACATTAACCATTACGGGAAATGATCAGGACAAGCAATATAAAGCGTACAAAAGAAATTTTACATATATACCGGAAGAACCGCTTTTGTTCAACGAATTGACGGTCTATCATCACTTTAAGCTTTATCAGAAGAGTTATTCTGTTCCCGGGGACGTTTTTGAAAGTCGAGTACAAACCTATACCGAAGGGTTTGAATTGAAGGACAAGCTGGATGAATATCCGGAAGCGCTGTCTAAAGGAATGAGGCAGAAAGTCCAAACCATTTGTGCTCTCATCCCTGATGTTCCTGTTTTATTCATAGATGAACCGTTCATGGGACTGGATGTTTATGCAGGTCGATTTCTTGAGGAAGAGTTACAAAGGAAAAAAGCTAATGGGGCCGGTATATTACTGACAACTCACCAACTGGAGAAGGTATCTGAACTTGCCGACCGTTATGTCATGCTCGTAGAGGGGGAAGTCTCTTCCTCGGGAGATGTGTCAGAATTTCACGAGCTGGAAAGAAGGTCGACATGA
- a CDS encoding b(o/a)3-type cytochrome-c oxidase subunit 1, with product MKIGQIEKGERKLALANLGFAYAAFLIGTLCGLLQVFIRNDALTLPGWLDYYQVLTAHGLLLAIVFTTFFIFAFFQAGMSRTLGSFGHKVLLWNWIGFIVTSLGTLLVVIMVIGGQASVLYTFYAPLQAHGLFYVGLALFVIGTWIQGFALIGHYRAWRKQHKGEFSPLFAFMTVATLIMWVIACLGVVAAVLFQFIPWAFGWVDGINVELSRSLFWYFGHPLVYFWLLPAYMAWYVIVPKIIGAKVFSDSLARLSFVLFILFSIPVGFHHQLTEPGIASFWKFLQTVLTFMVIIPSLMTAFSMFATFELRGRELGGKGLFGWFRKLPWKDVRFTSIFIAMAFFIPGGAGGIINASFQMNEVIHNTLWVVGHFHITVGTPVAMTFFGLTFWLIPYLTGRRFTKALQKLAFIQIISWSVGMLLMSTAQHVLGLMGAPRRTAYTGYAHDDALAWFDGILSNHVTMAVGGSILFLSASLLIYIVIQLWWIAPKADVHQAESFPIASSDVSATPRFLENWKLWIGIAFVLIAVAYTIPLSDLIQHAPPGSGRFQTW from the coding sequence ATGAAAATCGGACAAATAGAAAAGGGAGAACGAAAACTTGCCCTCGCGAACTTAGGTTTTGCGTATGCCGCTTTCTTGATAGGGACACTTTGTGGTCTGCTTCAGGTCTTCATAAGGAATGACGCTCTTACGTTACCGGGGTGGCTTGATTATTACCAAGTGTTAACAGCTCACGGCCTATTACTAGCGATCGTCTTTACGACATTTTTCATTTTCGCCTTTTTCCAGGCAGGGATGAGTCGGACGCTTGGGTCATTCGGACATAAGGTGCTTTTGTGGAATTGGATTGGTTTTATTGTAACTTCCTTAGGAACTCTTTTAGTTGTCATCATGGTGATCGGAGGCCAGGCTTCTGTCCTTTATACCTTTTATGCTCCTTTACAAGCTCACGGCCTGTTCTATGTTGGCCTCGCCTTATTTGTCATTGGTACATGGATACAAGGCTTTGCTTTGATCGGCCATTATCGGGCTTGGAGGAAACAGCACAAAGGGGAATTCAGCCCTTTATTCGCTTTTATGACAGTCGCTACTCTTATCATGTGGGTCATCGCCTGTCTTGGGGTTGTAGCTGCTGTGCTGTTTCAGTTTATCCCTTGGGCATTCGGATGGGTGGACGGAATTAATGTTGAATTGAGTCGTTCACTGTTCTGGTATTTCGGTCATCCACTCGTATATTTCTGGTTATTGCCTGCCTATATGGCATGGTATGTGATTGTACCAAAAATTATTGGTGCGAAAGTTTTTAGTGATTCGCTGGCACGCCTATCGTTCGTTCTGTTTATTCTTTTCTCGATTCCTGTCGGTTTTCACCATCAGTTGACAGAGCCAGGGATCGCAAGTTTCTGGAAGTTTCTACAAACGGTTTTGACGTTTATGGTTATTATTCCATCTCTCATGACAGCTTTCTCCATGTTTGCCACGTTTGAGTTGCGGGGCAGAGAACTCGGTGGAAAAGGTTTGTTTGGGTGGTTCCGGAAGTTACCATGGAAAGATGTTCGATTTACTTCTATCTTTATCGCCATGGCTTTCTTCATTCCAGGGGGTGCAGGTGGAATTATCAATGCAAGTTTCCAAATGAATGAAGTGATCCACAACACACTATGGGTCGTGGGCCACTTTCATATCACGGTCGGAACACCGGTAGCTATGACCTTCTTCGGCCTGACGTTCTGGTTGATCCCTTACTTGACCGGACGACGTTTTACGAAGGCCTTACAAAAGCTCGCTTTTATTCAAATCATTTCATGGTCGGTGGGGATGCTTCTCATGAGTACGGCCCAGCATGTACTGGGATTGATGGGGGCACCAAGGCGTACCGCTTATACAGGATATGCACATGATGATGCACTGGCGTGGTTTGATGGAATTTTATCCAATCATGTGACGATGGCTGTCGGAGGATCTATTCTCTTTCTGTCGGCCTCATTACTGATATACATTGTCATTCAATTGTGGTGGATAGCGCCTAAAGCAGATGTTCATCAAGCCGAGTCGTTTCCGATTGCCTCCAGTGATGTTTCTGCTACACCAAGGTTTTTGGAAAATTGGAAGTTGTGGATTGGGATTGCCTTTGTACTCATCGCTGTTGCTTACACGATTCCTTTATCAGACCTGATCCAACATGCACCACCAGGGTCTGGAAGGTTCCAAACATGGTAG
- a CDS encoding ParM/StbA family protein, with protein MTNSRIAAVDVGNDAVKANFGKLESSLYIPNVVARDLEDRPVIGIEDLDDKDPLDNLHIRVHSPALRENNAIYRVGNLATKTTNSAELDPGSYKSEEDQTLIMLFASLAMDAVTGKDAQSAKNNVIEANYTLGTGLPLREVKEGKDVGYRSQLLGSVHQVEFLVTPKYQGMKVNIKFDEVKVYPEGFAAYVNLVMDNDLNIINKELVDKQILIQDIGGLSTDIAVIRNRNVDDDKAQGFNLGVSESLEMIRDEILTKHGVELDSRRDVVDIITRKNDRHHIMVRGSRTNVHDITDRILLELAKKQYRYLRNVWQKNSQSEICYFVGGGSAVLKDYIKTLNNKLDGFNIEFFEDENESIWMMANAYYKLISDYIRKNSKLEDKSNKKVEQKAGSSK; from the coding sequence ATGACAAACTCTAGAATTGCAGCTGTTGATGTTGGTAATGATGCCGTGAAGGCGAACTTTGGAAAGTTGGAATCTTCTCTATATATTCCTAATGTGGTCGCTAGAGACCTTGAGGACCGTCCGGTTATCGGAATTGAAGATCTAGATGATAAGGATCCACTCGATAATCTACATATTCGAGTGCATTCCCCTGCTTTACGTGAGAACAATGCTATTTATCGTGTAGGGAATTTAGCTACGAAGACTACAAACTCTGCGGAGTTGGATCCTGGGAGTTACAAATCCGAAGAAGATCAAACATTGATCATGCTGTTTGCATCTCTTGCCATGGACGCTGTTACTGGGAAAGATGCACAATCAGCTAAAAACAACGTGATTGAAGCGAACTATACACTTGGTACAGGGTTACCATTACGTGAAGTAAAAGAAGGAAAAGATGTGGGTTACCGCTCCCAGCTTCTAGGTTCTGTACACCAAGTGGAATTCTTGGTTACACCTAAATATCAAGGAATGAAAGTGAACATCAAGTTTGATGAGGTTAAAGTTTATCCAGAAGGCTTTGCTGCTTATGTAAACCTTGTGATGGATAATGATTTGAACATTATTAATAAAGAGTTGGTAGATAAGCAAATCCTGATCCAAGACATCGGTGGTCTTTCTACGGATATCGCTGTTATCAGAAACCGTAATGTGGATGATGACAAGGCTCAGGGATTCAACTTGGGAGTATCTGAGTCATTAGAGATGATTCGTGATGAGATCCTTACGAAGCATGGGGTTGAACTGGACAGTCGTCGTGATGTCGTTGATATCATTACACGTAAAAATGATCGCCATCACATTATGGTCCGAGGAAGCCGTACAAATGTCCACGACATCACGGACCGCATTTTGCTTGAACTTGCGAAGAAACAATACCGTTACTTGAGAAATGTATGGCAGAAGAATTCCCAGTCTGAAATCTGCTATTTCGTAGGTGGCGGATCAGCTGTATTGAAAGATTATATTAAGACATTGAATAATAAACTGGATGGCTTTAACATTGAATTCTTTGAAGATGAAAATGAGAGCATTTGGATGATGGCCAATGCTTATTATAAGCTCATCTCTGACTATATCCGCAAGAATTCGAAGTTAGAAGACAAGTCTAATAAAAAAGTAGAACAAAAAGCCGGATCTTCTAAGTAA
- a CDS encoding sulfite exporter TauE/SafE family protein, translating into MEFGLIITIFLIGFIGSYISGMLGIGGSIIKYPMLLYIPPLVGFTAFTAHEVSGISAVQVFFATIGGVWAYRKGGFLNKTLIIYMGVSILIGSFIGGYGSRFMAEDGINIVYGVLALIATVMMFVPKKGIDDKPLDEVTFNKPLAAILALIVGIGAGIVGAAGAFLLVPIMLVVLKIPTRMTIASSLAITLISSIGATIGKVTTGQVEYFPAAIMVVASLIAAPLGAMAGKKVNTKILQTVLALLILGTTIKVWMDIF; encoded by the coding sequence ATGGAATTCGGATTAATCATCACGATCTTTCTTATCGGCTTCATAGGTTCTTATATATCTGGAATGCTCGGTATTGGTGGATCCATCATCAAATACCCGATGCTGCTCTATATTCCACCACTTGTAGGCTTTACCGCTTTCACCGCCCATGAAGTTTCCGGCATCAGTGCCGTGCAGGTCTTTTTCGCAACAATCGGTGGTGTATGGGCCTACCGTAAAGGCGGTTTCCTGAACAAAACGCTTATTATATATATGGGTGTCAGTATTTTGATCGGGAGCTTCATAGGTGGATATGGATCAAGGTTCATGGCTGAAGACGGCATTAACATTGTGTACGGTGTTCTTGCTTTAATTGCGACCGTTATGATGTTCGTACCGAAAAAAGGTATTGATGACAAGCCATTGGATGAGGTCACCTTTAACAAACCACTGGCTGCCATTCTCGCACTAATTGTAGGAATAGGAGCAGGGATTGTCGGTGCCGCAGGAGCTTTCTTATTAGTACCGATTATGCTTGTTGTGCTTAAGATCCCAACACGGATGACGATTGCATCTTCTCTTGCTATTACTTTGATTTCATCCATCGGAGCTACAATCGGAAAAGTGACCACAGGTCAGGTCGAATACTTCCCAGCAGCCATCATGGTTGTGGCAAGCTTAATTGCTGCACCACTTGGAGCGATGGCTGGTAAGAAAGTAAACACCAAGATTCTACAAACCGTCCTAGCCCTATTGATCTTAGGGACAACAATCAAAGTTTGGATGGATATCTTTTAA
- a CDS encoding cytochrome c oxidase subunit II produces MHLHKYEKIWLIFGIMALIIFLSVVGVSAFHQGHTPSGGHMKIDPDKVFETAPFDQPGVYENEDGTYEVVMVGKAFGYDPGKIQVPAGKEITFTVTSADVVHSFSVVGTNVNMMVVPGEINHKKHTFQEAGTYLVICNEYCGSGHHFMSTEIEVVEQ; encoded by the coding sequence ATGCATTTACACAAATACGAAAAAATCTGGCTTATTTTCGGAATCATGGCACTTATTATCTTTTTATCTGTCGTTGGCGTCAGTGCCTTCCATCAGGGTCATACACCTTCGGGGGGACATATGAAAATTGATCCAGATAAGGTTTTTGAAACGGCCCCTTTCGATCAGCCGGGGGTGTATGAAAACGAGGATGGCACCTATGAAGTGGTTATGGTGGGCAAAGCTTTCGGGTACGATCCTGGAAAGATTCAAGTACCTGCAGGGAAAGAGATCACGTTTACGGTTACAAGTGCAGATGTCGTTCACAGTTTTTCCGTCGTCGGGACAAACGTGAATATGATGGTCGTGCCGGGGGAGATCAACCATAAAAAGCATACGTTCCAAGAGGCTGGTACGTATCTTGTCATTTGTAATGAGTATTGTGGATCCGGCCACCATTTTATGAGTACAGAAATCGAGGTGGTTGAACAATGA
- a CDS encoding DNA alkylation repair protein: MQPYLCPNCKTNRSRFNLIEQEAKAVKMNPRTGEPDESYSSENMDPFHMAYKGPQIKVQCGACGLIEDEKSFIAFAEHNRLD, from the coding sequence ATGCAACCTTATCTATGTCCCAACTGTAAAACCAACCGCTCTCGTTTTAATTTAATCGAACAGGAAGCAAAAGCTGTAAAAATGAATCCAAGAACAGGTGAACCAGATGAAAGTTACTCATCTGAAAATATGGATCCTTTTCACATGGCCTACAAGGGTCCGCAAATTAAAGTCCAATGCGGAGCGTGCGGTTTAATTGAAGATGAAAAGTCTTTTATCGCTTTCGCTGAGCATAATCGCTTAGACTGA
- a CDS encoding PAS domain-containing protein, translating into MKKETLSPILPARREGFLIVREDGVVTCFNGRAEELFQRNREEAVLEDLFLHLSLDDLHSCEKGVLLEHYITPQGESPSPVFLVVHDSVVSSIRYFYVTIQNLAERSTLDRESYEPFKELLDIKYALDESSIVALTDKRGRIRYVNKKFSEISKYDVEELIGQDHRILNSGSHSKEFFKELWRTIGTGRVWKGEIRNKAKDGSFYWVDTTIVPFLDENGKPYQYLAIRNEITERKRVEQELQHMMTRIIDVQENERKHVSRELHDGIGQELYSLLITVQRLEKEYTHPLIDQMTTDISHLIQSVRDMSWELRPSALDELGLMPALRSFINRLEKSYGLNVTFQSDVRCRLSPNVETNIYRITQEALTNVRKYAGVEEAQVLIKEEESGLFIEISDKGNGFPVGPSNKGVGLFSMEERARAVGGSLSITSAENKGTTIQVNIPLEV; encoded by the coding sequence ATGAAGAAAGAAACACTTTCACCTATTCTTCCCGCCCGAAGGGAAGGATTTTTGATTGTAAGAGAAGACGGCGTGGTTACGTGCTTTAATGGTCGGGCAGAAGAGTTATTTCAACGAAATCGAGAGGAAGCAGTGCTGGAAGATCTGTTTCTTCACCTGTCTCTCGACGATCTACATAGCTGTGAAAAAGGTGTCCTTCTGGAGCATTATATTACCCCGCAGGGAGAGAGCCCCTCTCCGGTTTTCTTAGTTGTTCACGATTCAGTCGTCTCAAGTATCCGCTACTTTTATGTTACGATTCAAAATCTTGCCGAAAGAAGCACCCTTGATCGCGAAAGCTATGAACCATTTAAAGAGCTTCTAGATATTAAGTATGCGTTGGATGAGTCCTCGATTGTCGCTCTCACAGACAAAAGGGGGAGAATAAGGTACGTAAACAAAAAATTTTCAGAGATATCGAAGTACGACGTTGAGGAATTGATTGGGCAGGACCACCGAATATTAAACTCCGGATCCCACTCGAAAGAATTTTTCAAGGAGCTGTGGCGTACGATTGGCACCGGCCGCGTATGGAAAGGAGAAATCCGTAACAAAGCAAAGGACGGATCCTTTTATTGGGTAGATACAACGATTGTCCCGTTTCTAGATGAAAACGGTAAACCCTATCAATATTTGGCCATACGAAATGAAATCACGGAACGTAAGCGTGTGGAACAAGAGCTCCAACATATGATGACAAGAATCATCGATGTACAGGAGAATGAACGGAAACATGTATCGAGAGAACTTCATGACGGCATCGGCCAAGAGTTATACAGCCTGCTCATAACCGTTCAAAGGCTCGAAAAAGAATACACGCATCCATTGATTGACCAGATGACTACAGACATCAGCCACTTGATTCAAAGTGTAAGGGATATGTCCTGGGAACTCAGACCGTCTGCGTTAGATGAACTCGGACTAATGCCTGCCTTACGCTCGTTTATTAATCGATTAGAAAAATCATATGGATTGAATGTAACGTTTCAATCAGACGTCCGCTGCCGCTTATCTCCTAATGTTGAAACAAACATTTACCGCATCACCCAGGAAGCGCTGACTAATGTAAGAAAATACGCCGGTGTAGAGGAAGCGCAGGTCCTGATAAAAGAAGAAGAGAGCGGCCTTTTTATTGAGATATCGGATAAAGGAAACGGGTTCCCCGTTGGTCCATCCAATAAAGGTGTAGGATTGTTCAGCATGGAAGAAAGGGCACGTGCCGTAGGTGGATCCCTCTCCATCACATCGGCCGAAAACAAAGGAACCACAATCCAAGTGAATATCCCCTTAGAAGTCTGA
- a CDS encoding sulfurtransferase TusA family protein produces the protein MNVTKTLDATGLACPMPIVKTKKAMKDIEAGEVLEIHATDQGAKADLTAWAKSGGHELLQTEEDNGVFKFWIKKGE, from the coding sequence ATGAACGTAACAAAAACACTCGATGCAACAGGACTAGCTTGCCCAATGCCTATCGTGAAAACAAAGAAAGCGATGAAAGACATCGAAGCTGGAGAAGTACTTGAAATCCACGCAACAGACCAGGGTGCAAAAGCAGACTTGACTGCATGGGCGAAGTCCGGTGGTCACGAACTTCTACAAACAGAAGAAGACAATGGTGTATTCAAGTTCTGGATTAAAAAGGGAGAATAA